The Oryzias melastigma strain HK-1 linkage group LG3, ASM292280v2, whole genome shotgun sequence genome contains a region encoding:
- the LOC112160777 gene encoding NTPase KAP family P-loop domain-containing protein 1, which yields MDKEAKEIGKTEKTEQAKGCKCRPKNSGICGFFTFLLRMFFYRPEWTMNNSNTTKLRFIFVDFSAWHFAGSDLLWAGIAMRLLEAIQFSFGKMKIVLFRTTQLDEMEEVKKKKTQDSEKSSNRWVPKEILCFPLWMIFLALILIPIFFLIILMTVDFPEGEGKPNNTTKEEESDEEDVVVGMLAASLGIPAVFMIKFGFKVGKNMVFSQVGNIRRAMDNSRLSSKLGFMNHVRKEIWLLSRFIQFMEVFEGSRIRIVLKITTLEHCKSEKIVSVLDAMNILLSDKESPFISILAVDPQVLLDKINFSKGCYTKQDRAYALLNRILTLAFTVPVLDETLRGDFFNRVKDDQIYKKFGNQENGHPTNSDSIALSKVVVGDQEESKPLTDNYVKEEEVESLVLRITEVTKTRLSQYMDDDTIFMKRVISSICVSVFIMKALHRELPNPESIGAWLVLANQWPCRLSWIIQIVEDQNQTGSAGTPTDKSIQLWNVFNESRDELYAMRSQIMDLLEQDGDPEMFEKMLGEKEFGFNIKNLEIIQSVLVNLDQSIKRKLAQIRSTTHLKNFGWKSSPPLPLATISNMTKEEICEEMKKLNFDEKYAEIVRSNNINGSALVFGDVKDLKALLGMNFGEWSAFKLHFLRVSTEKLP from the exons atggacaaagaagcaaaagaaattggaaaaactgaaaaaactgagCAGGCCAAAGGATGCAAGTGCAGGCCAAAAAACTCTGgcatttgtggcttttttacGTTTCTCCTTCGGATGTTCTTTTACAGACCTGAATGGACCATGAACAACTCGAATACCACGAAACTTCGAttcatttttgtagattttagtGCTTGGCATTTTGCAGGCAGTGACCTGCTGTGGGCTGGGATAGCCATGCGGCTGTTGGAGGCCATACAGTTCAGCTTTGGGAAGATGAAAATTGTTCTTTTCCGTACGACTCAACTTGATGAGATGGAGGAAGTCAAGAAGAAG AAAACCCAGGATTCAGAGAAATCATCAAACCGCTGGGTTCCCAAGGAGATTCTCTGCTTCCCTCTCTGGATGATTTTCCTGGCTCTGATTCTGATCCCCATTTTCTTTTTGATAATCCTGATGACTGTGGATTTTCCCGAAGGTGAAGGAAAACCCAACAACAcgacaaaagaagaagaatccgaTGAGGAAGATGTGGTTGTGGGCATGTTAGCTGCTTCACTTGGAATCCCTGCAGTATTCATGATAAAATTTGGATTTAAGGTTGGGAAGAACATGGTCTTCAGCCAGGTTGGGAACATTAGGAGAGCAATGGACAATAGCCGATTGAGCAGCAAGTTGGGGTTTATGAATCATGTCAGGAAGGAAATTTGGTTATTGTCTCGCTTCATCCAGTTCATGGAGGTGTTTGAGGGGAGCAGGATTCGTATTGTGCTGAAAATCACTACTCTAGAGCACTGCAAGTCTGAAAAAATCGTGAGCGTTCTAGATGCCATGAACATCCTGCTTTCAGACAAGGAGAGTCCGTTTATATCCATTTTGGCGGTGGACCCTCAAGTACTTCtggataaaataaacttttcaaaagGTTGTTACACCAAACAGGATAGAGCTTATGCGCTGTTGAACCGCATTCTAACCCTAGCGTTCACCGTCCCAGTGCTGGACGAAACATTAAGGGGCGATTTTTTTAACAGAGTCAAGGACGATCAGATCTATAAGAAGTTTGGAAATCAGGAGAATGGACACCCAACCAACAGTGATTCAATAGCTCTATCCAAAGTGGTGGTGGGGGACCAAGAGGAGAGCAAGCCACTAACTGACAACTACGTAAAAGAGGAAGAAGTGGAAAGTTTAGTTTTGAGGATTACGGAAGTCACTAAAACCAGATTAAGTCAGTATATGGATGACGATACCATCTTCATGAAGAGAGTTATCAGCtctatttgtgtgtctgtgttcatCATGAAAGCCTTACATAGAGAGCTGCCCAACCCCGAGAGCATTGGAGCATGGCTGGTCTTAGCCAACCAGTGGCCCTGTCGACTCAGCTGGATCATTCAGATTGTGGAAGACCAAAATCAAACTGGTAGTGCAGGCACGCCCACAGATAAGTCCATTCAGTTATGGAATGTCTTCAATGAGAGCAGGGACGAGCTGTATGCAATGAGATCCCAGATTATGGATCTCCTTGAGCAGGATGGAGATCCAGAAATGTTTGAGAAAATGCTTGGCGAGAAAGAGTTTGGATTCAACATTAAGAACTTGGAGATAATTCAATCGGTATTAGTGAATCTAGATCAGTCAATTAAGAGGAAGCTGGCTCAGATCAGAAGCACAACCCATCTGAAAAATTTTGGTTGGAAGAGCAGCCCCCCACTGCCGTTAGCAACAATCAGCAACATGACCAAAGAGGAAATATGTGAAGAG atgaaaaaattgaattttgacGAGAAGTACGCAGAGATTGTAAGAAGCAACAACATCAACGGCTCTGCATTGGTCTTTGGCGACGTTAAGGACCTTAAAGCCCTTCTGGGTATGAACTTTGGAGAATGGTCAGCCTTCAAGCTGCACTTCCTGAGAGTTTCCACAGAGAAATTACCGTAG